In Metopolophium dirhodum isolate CAU chromosome 5, ASM1992520v1, whole genome shotgun sequence, the sequence taaacaaaaaaaaaaatacgtagaaacataatatcattaattcaTTCATTATATTCATGCAGACAGAGAGCTTTAGTGAGAAATCGTAATACAAGATTTCACCATtcgaatattatgatatttaccaACTTCACAAATTATACGAAGAAAAGCCAtctaatagtatattagtatgttGTACCACTTGTACCTACATGACACGTGTGGGTACTACGTAAGAGTCAAGGGGTGGTAGGTCATTCAACAAATTAATTGCcccataaaatatttcacttcgccacgccactgcGGCCGCCCGTAACTCCCGAGACGATgaaatttttgtaataaaattcttattttaaatacactaGACAACCATCGTAACACGTGTGGATAAagcataatcatattaatatttgcgTAATTATATCGATTCTCAGTTCGTGTATGCACTTCTCAACAATTCTATGGATGCGCCTGACCTTCTATCTCAAGTTCTATTTAAAGTTCCCTCTCACAGTGTTCGCAATCATACTCCTTTCTATATTCCCAATGCACAGAATTCTTAGGTCTGCCCGTATAGTTTGATCTTTGCCCTTTAATTGTTTATGGTTAACTTCGTTATTTActgttatacttatattgtattacttaGTTGCACTtttgttactattatattataatattatgtatcttttcACTCTTTTGTAAAACCCGGCTggcgtataaaaaataaaaaatgatcaatGAATTATAGTATTTAGCAATGTCTGTTTTCATGACAAATGCGATCACAATAACAGTTTTAGTGAATATCTAATAATGCGTTAgctttcttttttttgtaaatattctaTTGTAGGTCGCCGACAGTAAAGAACTTGACTGATTACTACGGTTGTCCGAGTGACGACTCTGATAGAGTCTTCAGTCTTACAAGAGCTGCCTAGGTGGTTGgtcgtaataatttaataatttcatgaaattCAAAAGTtcctataataaattactctCCGGCACATTCGAGTGTCATCAAATTGGGTAAATAAAGTGAAGCTGTGCCGTATAATAAACTTATGTGAAATACGGTACTCAAATACAATCAGTATGATTTAAACGTGTTTAAGCTTAAAAATTACATCCGACAAAAAATAAGCAGTTCGAACAGATTCGGTTGGTCGGACAGTTGTTTTGAAGatggtaaaaaaaacatatttactaaattattgaaaatatttaagtgaTCTACATaagtaaaaaagttaatttcagTGTTTATCCGTCGAACGAGTGGGGAAAATGTCTCTTTGTCTAAATAAAGTCgcgcattttaaaatttctcttaaacagtttttacataatatattattaatatttaaattaaattaacttatgaGCCATATATGAGgagaaatattgaattcaattttcatgtcaacatttcatgtcatTTTACGAACTTTTGTGATTTTGAAGAATGAATTTgctaaattatacataattacttttaagttataataaaaaatcgttcttattatgtatctgaaaatatttttaaatagctagaAACATGATGTATGAGGttactttaaatttgaataattacaatatttaaatacaattctattacattttcaagctttttgttAGAGTGAACATTTTTGTACcgatgtttatagaaaaaaatcgaaaatatcaaatgtcTACAAATACTTCAAAcccagtcaaaatattttgatataataaattacattgctatgtatggaaaatgctaagTAGTAAAAATTTGGTAGTAAATTTGGTATTTCCGAGAAGATTATTCGTTTCTGAACCGTTTGAtgagaaattattatattattataattattattattattattattatatttgggaCTTCTATACACGCCAgggaataatacatatttagataAAGTAACTTAGAACAAGTTCAATGATCGAATTAAATTATCgtaattcgtaataataataataataataatacattcacaTAATTCGAAATATAGccatagattttttatttttaatattattattatataatgaatattaatgatcattaaataattacactaaacaattattcattcattgtatctattatattattaacatcaacACTAACgatttgatttcaaaataaaattccgTAAGTAAGTATCAAATACTAAGTTTTACAGCTGTATACTATTGCACTACTAGCTAAAtcacgaaaatattttaagaaaagtaaaataaatttaaaagccCACAACACAATGTTACATTAGACTGTCGTCTTCATCACCAAAGTTTTTGCTTTTCATTTCGATCAACGTTTTTATGATCGTTGGCGTATCTGtaacaaatcaacaaataatattatgaaattaaagaaattaaagacactaataatattatagatgtcaATTTTTTATCGGATAAACCTATACTATACAGTTCAAAACTAAGATTTTCTGAACTAAATGTACCcagttttgataaattatgcTATACAATTAATGTGCTTTTTTAAAATGTGCCTATAAACATTCCTAAATGTAATTCCTTCTGCGAACAATAAATTGGTAAACAATATGtatcaaattaatagaaaaactaCTTTTGGATCAcacagtgtataataattaaataattggagcaaaattctgtaaaaaatgtaatattaatttagatgtttttaaaaaatttaaagatttgcaaaaatttgtttttaatttatatttttgatttattttgataagGCGAGTTGACAATAACATACTTTGTTCTGCTTTCTTATTACTATCAAACAATGGTAGTATATAAATCATTACACCTCTCAAAGCGTAAAttcattaactattattttgtaattttaaaatgtaaatttaaaaagtggGTAACGCTCGTCTGTACATTACTATACATTAAGTATCTAGACAGTTACTTTAatggatatgttaaatttgaattcaatgatataaaattattgtacacgtaaactgtttttatatattttttagattttttgattacagaATGAAATACTTATGTGGAacctttgttttaaaattttaatccttagctataaaaattgaacattttatacatttttatacacaaaataatttgtaaattttgtcaacatttaaactttaaatgcttacaaaaaaaatcttgcctatttatgaattttaagtacctacagttaatagtttttgaataacaacaaaataagaaaatcgttctatgaaaaatcgagtgaatatcctgcaatgttgtaaaaatgtgaacttcaaactctcataaaaatatattttgtccttctgctgcaaatttttttttgataaaagtagccaaacttatgaggaatcttgtattcaattttaaaattttagatatataaagaataatttttatgaattcctaactcaaaataatttacaaatgttagtgatttttattttttacaaattttctcaaaattctaacttcagttgctcataaaaatgtatcatgaataaacgctcaattttttttataaaattccacttcaacaacttatgaggaacctttcattatattttcaagtttttgatCGAGCGAAAATTTTATTATCGACctgagtttaaaaataaaactaatacaaaTCGAAAATGTTATGCCTATAAAATATAGCTCAACATAagtcaaatatttgaaaattttgtggtgcatagaaaatgttactataagcattcagtgaaaatgtccaTATCTtcggtattttttttagagttcggcacaccaaaaattaaaatcgatttttcgaaaacctattttgcgcaaataaaaaataacgaacAACGATATAATTACCGAATCACGGTACACCGGTGCACTTAAAATACCGAAAATACTTGATATtggtatgttttaaataatacagaTGTACCGTAACTATACCGCCAGCCTCAGGTTAACCCCGACAAGTTTTATATAGATTAGACATTTTTGTACCTGAATCCATGTACGACGTATCATAGCTTTCTGGTATCACGATCGATCGTCCTAACCTAGGACCAAACCAGAGAGCCGTGTTCTTCGATTCACTCCTTCTGCCAATCCTGGGAAACGGAATGAGTCCTTCTCGTTTATGACTTCTCAGTTCCCGTTGGGTGTCGTCTAAAAGATACGTTACAACGATGACCGTCAGCCAAAcgaactaataataatataacacatcaCGTATTTaacgtaggtaattaaaaacacatacacAAATTGTCCATTTGTAAAGCAGAGTTGATACCAGACCTCCCGACTCTAGGAAATGGTATCAATCCTGCAACCGCGGATTCCCTCCTGTCTCTGCTATTGTCTCGCTTATACTCGTCACTGTATTCtgaatctgaaaaaaaaaatattttacgtaaaGTTTATCAAAAGACCCGTTTGAAGTGTCGTAACACcaaaatttcgaaaatatttattatcagagAGGTACGAAAACAATTAATGATTGTTGACAAtagtttattatgataatatgaaacgatccgattattaattataattgtgggCACTGCGTAATATCCAACCTTAAGATTATGTGTGTTTTCTTTTAGGTTTTTAAACACAAGTTTAAACTAAAAACCGTCGTGTCCGTCCGTTAGTTATCAGTGCATGCCTGagcataaacgagttaaaaaattagttaagttaatttttacttttttacttaactttttaaaatttaattgttctataatttaatttttaacttgataaaaaacgagttacttttaatcaaattcaagttacgataatttataaataattaaatataatatatataatacaattattattgataatacatgttgcataaacatttactttttattattttaaactatattattggctatatataaatttaaaaaaataaacaaatataaaacttaacttaaattaataagttaattgtaagttttCATACAACTATTAACTTAcctgagttataaaaaaattagaataactattaactataattattttaaaatattttcttaaacaatttaacataactcaaataaaaattatcattaacttgcccaggctCGGAATTAAGATATAGTGAATTACTATTGTggattttaatagtaattactTATTGGCTAGTGCGTAAGTATTTTATATCGATTCAAACTATCCAAAATATTTAGGTTAccaagttatttttaaattgtataatatcgaATTATAGTTTGTTTGTTGTATCAAAACTAGTTTAGAAACCGGGAATTTAGCTCCCCGCCGAGTGAGCTTCCCTAACTCTTTTACTTTTAGTAAATAGTAAGTTACAGTGTGTCAGTGTGTATGATTAAGGAAAGAGTTGTTCCATAATAAAGTTTGGCCTTCTGTGTCTGTTATTGTCTCTATTATATTCGCCACTGTTTTCTGAGACTAAAAAAAAGAaacgtttaatatattaaaagacTTGCCTATATGATTTGTACCGTAACCAAAATGTcaacgaaattagatatttataatcatttttataattaataatttaatcaatatggaataaacaataattcaaattttaattataattataagcaaTAGCCTTAATAATGTTATGCAGTGTTTCCTTTTGAGTTGTAAGTcttatattgaaaattacttattgtataaaatgtttgtatagattgtaattattcttttcataaaaaaaaaaagtcttataTTACGATTGCTGATATTAAGATAGGatttagaattaaataaataatagtatagtgGTTGTATTAAAAGTAAACTCATACCAGTCAGCATTAAAAAATAGGAATCGAAATATGAGTTTTCATTAAACAGATTAATATtagccaaaaataaaaaaatcggtactaaaaataaatacgtgttattatttacaaatattaagatatttaatttatttaagcttataatatatacataagcaTGTTCAAGttgccaaattatttaaacaattttacgtGTATagaattatactttattaaatacatttagctTCTTATAACGGAATTGCTCGGTACCAACTGATTTACAGTGAGACTAAAATATATGGGATATAGGTTGTATGGGACTGTTGTTATTTTCTGCTCTAAGAAGATTTCCTTCTTAAAGAGGCTCCGTTATaaggaggttttactgtatattatttagtatttttgtgtatttaaaaattatagaccGAATAAAGTTATTGATTCACAAACAATATAAAAGAGCTGTTCGTACACAGCTTTGGtgcactatttaataatattccatCATTTGGTATTTATACCGCAGGTAGATACACCATAAGTATGCTCATCCCCATTTTATCCTTTGACAaagtatttattcaaattttgatttttcgtaATCTCAACGTTTACTTAAACGCTTAGATTTTTTTCCGCTGTCTATTTAAAGAGTATGGTCTTGTGTTGACGTAAACTTACTATTCCTTAACGAGAACCAccctttttaaatgtaaattaattgctAAGCAgaccattattttataaacggtGCAGATAACTATttcatctaaatcaaaattcgaacgagaaTTCTTGTTCATACTTTTATTAGACTTAAGAATAAGGAAAACGATCCTTAATAAcggttttacataaaatatgaaatatattatgtaatttatttagtctagtaggtatactattgtTACAGGTACTCTGGCAGACGGTAATTATTACAAGTTatctaatttagggcgagtagtttatgagttataacttataagtatttaaagtttagatgggtgGTACGGGGTTGccccgcaaaatgtttgtccactactccgcttgtctaaactttaaataggtacttataactcaATAACTCATATAAACTATAATCGTCCtgaattcgatttttatttatcaaaatagttagaaaaatattctgctttggaatatgaaattaaaactctatgttgttattcaaaaaagtaaaaaaattaaaaaaatataaggatacaaaatattttaaaatatgattttttttaataaaaacgttgttttttaacaacttgcaactatgtaatagtatattgtgtgacaAGGgtgggaagtgagctatttcagttgCGGGCGACGTGTGCGGCACGAGCCACAGGCGAGGGCcacatttcgcccaagactgaaattgcttTCCCGCACGAGCTACACATACTACTTATTGTCACGTCTCTGCcttcatcgatcacggcaaaggtaattcagggatctatgcaacaactagactataattatacacgacaacaatatttcatgaaagaaacgatttggttttatttactttaagcgtcacgcatggaggttataatatgattataagatgtaatcaaaagtttatgttttttaaggACCGATGTATAGATATTAGATTTCAGTGTCcggttgtgcaggggatacgcgCGTGGTATGTGCGACCAGCACTTTTGAGGATTTCCTCTtcagccccccccccttccACACTTTTTGgaatttccactttaccgcccggcactATTAGGGATTCCCATTTTACCCCACCCGCTGGatggaaaaaggacgctttccaacgcttcaacagctatcgaaaacaaaataactttcGGTGGAGGCCtgacaaaatagtatattgtgtggcaagggcgggaagtgagctatttcgaGGGCCCTATTTCGAGGGCCGCATTtcacccaagactgaaattgccttcccgcatgAGCCACACATACtgttttttgtcacgcctctgcattcTTTAATCACATaaaaggtaatgcagggatctatgcaacaactagactataattctacgacaacaatatttcataaGACTATGAAAGAaacaatttggttttatttattttaagcgtcacacatggaggttataatatgattataagatgtaaccaaagatttttgttttgaaggaccgacgaccgtggtatagatttcagtgtctgttTGTGCAGGGTATACGCGCGTGAAATGTGCGcgcagcacttttggggatttccactttaccgcccggcacttttggggatttccacttaaCCACCCGGCACTTTTTGGGATTCCCACATTACCGCCCGTTGAatggaaaaaggacgctttccaacgcttcaacagctatcgaaaaccaaactttcggtgtaGGCgtggcaaaaaaatattttcaaaaacattaatactttttgaaataacgaGTGTTTCATGATAAAACAATCACCTTGTATTAATCGTCGATATCTAACACAATATCGttatattgaaaacaataattggAAATTGTTCCACAGgtagtatgttatatttttgtccGAAATTCGTATGACACCTTTTTAGGTTTCGTCCGCAACTCGCATGGTTTTTATTACTTTGTCCGCAATCAAGAAACACCGCCtgtgttacaattttttatttcaaccgTTTGACCGTTTGACttgaaatgttatatttttcaccacgaAAAATACGAATGACCACTTAATAGGATTTCATGTcgacaacgatattatattattatggtgtaccTTCACATAAAATAAAGTGATGATGTGAGCCACGTGCGAGTTGTGCACACGTcgtacacaaatataataacaatttttaatatattccgGTAAGTAGGTTACCTGCAGGTTAAACCACTTAAGAgcgtacataacaatattaataacgttATACATCACACACGATAACTGTTTTAGTGTTGGAATGGTAGGTAAACATGTAAAAAAGGGAAACTACGGAATACGTGGGTGCCCGGGGTCGATTTGAACAAAGGGACGTGTacataacagtatattattaaattattatattgttataatactatGACTATCGtcattatactgttattaatattattatgcggttGATGGAGAAGATTCGTGTCGaacgttaatttaataatttcaaaacctttttatttttctactcGCCAGACGGCTAATTCAGTTAGTTCCCGGTCGGCGTGATTTTACGaggttatcataatattataggcaggCACCGATGCTTAATGaatgcgtttttaaaaaaaataacaataataataataaccagcaaaccgtgaaatatattattatgtaactagCAACAGCAtcgcatcataatattttttaaccacGTAAAGgtataactatatttacactgtcACCGCGTATAACCGCGTTTGTGGTCCGCGTTCAGAATTTTCTCGTTaatcacaaaattaaatattgtacaggAAAAACGATTTAAACAACTACGTCTAACTCACATAGTGGAGTGTCGAATATTATCAACTAAATTATGGTATATTTGGATAGGACATGACGTCTTATCAGTGATGAATTAAATCGAGATGATCCAGGGGCCCTCGAAGCCTCTTTTTGCTCCCCCCCCCcagaaaatttatattaaaaaaataattttttttaggaaaagcTAAAATTCACTATAAAACGTACAGTGCAATGAGTAACGTCCAAAACAGTTTTAATTCAGCTCTTTACGTACCTATGAAGGTATATCGTGTTTGTATAGCAGCCACAGCAAAATATCGGAATTCTCGTGGTGAgagatttattttcttttagcgATCCCCAGTGTTTTTATGAATGTGTAAATTGGCCCACCAAATGCAAAAGGTTGGACCACCCCGAATTAAATTATAcgaattgaggccaaataagtataacctaacctatatccAGTAAtgattatcaatatatatatatattatcatgtcatacaaaaatgtaaactaATTCTTATCAGTTCAGGACCGCAAAACCATATAAGCCTCAGATGTGAATGTCCTAACCGTGTTTATGTTAAGGATCTATGGTAAATAGCACCTTTTATGGGTATTATCTGATAAAAATACGCTATGCAGAAAATgcatgtacataaatataaggCTTAGAGGCAATAGCGTAACTgggtaaaaatcaaatttctgaGCTCTCTTCCCCACCTTTTTGCTCCACTGAAACGATATGTAACTTTGTCGGAAGTCAAAACCGAAACGATGTAGGTGCGAACATAAAGCTTTTTTTATCAACCATCACCTGTCGTTATTCTGATTTAATATAACGATAACTACAAAAAaggtggatgtcgctctgctgtacagtaggttacaagtgggttactgtaatggatggtgttaaatttgaattcaacgatataatatcattgtataagaaaaacgattctgagcgaaaacggtcagtcagcctatgccctatgatattaccaagtatatttgatgatattattgtgaataaagtaatttatacataacctatttacgtggagccttgttttcaattttcaatccttagctataaaagttgaacattttatacatttttaactacaaaataattattaaattttaaaatgttgtaaaaatatgaatttcaaacgctcataaaaatttaatttgactttcttgtagacattttttttttgataaaggtagacgaaCTTacggataatcttgtattacattttcaaatcttagatttaaaaagaaaaatttttatgaattctcaactcaaaataatttgctaattttcgtgatttttccgtattttgtcaagatttgaattttaatgcttataaataaaactgtgactaaggatttttaatttttttcatctgcctttgaaacaataacctaggagccttctattaaattttcaagatttttaacctataaataacatttta encodes:
- the LOC132945146 gene encoding cardio acceleratory peptide 2b-like; translated protein: MKNLQTQIAAALLLTLTFFFTHALRHDSEYSDEYKRDNSRDRRESAVAGLIPFPRVGRSGINSALQMDNLYDTQRELRSHKREGLIPFPRIGRRSESKNTALWFGPRLGRSIVIPESYDTSYMDSDTPTIIKTLIEMKSKNFGDEDDSLM